GAACCGACAGAACCGACGGTACCGAACCCGTCGGATCTCTCTGAACCCGTCTCCTGCGCTGGAGTTCGTCCTCGCTGGTGTGTCGGGTCCCGACTTATCTCGCTTCGGAACCTACGCTCGAGCATGAGTCCACGGGCCGACGACGCGACGAGGCGGCGGTTCCTCTCGAGGACGGCCCTCGCTCTCGGGGGCGTCTTCGTGGCCGGCTGTACGGGCCGCGAGGACGACGCTGATCAGGAGTCGGAGCCCGTCGTCGACGAGGCCGAAACCCTCGAGACCGATACCGATCCCGACGCGTGGGTCGACGTCGATGCGATTCGTCTCGACGCCTACGTCGGCGGCTGGGTCGGCGCCGAACCGGCCCACGTCGATCGCGTCGAGAACCCGACGCTAGTGTTGTTCGAGGGCCGATCCTACGAAATCACGATCGAGAACCGAGACAACGTCAAACACAACCTGGCGATCTGGAACGCGGCGGACGAACGCGTCGGCGAGTACGCGACCGATGTCGTCGCCGATACCGGAGCCACGGAGACGCTCGCGTTCACGGCGACCGACGGGATGG
This genomic window from Natronococcus occultus SP4 contains:
- a CDS encoding cupredoxin domain-containing protein, with product MSPRADDATRRRFLSRTALALGGVFVAGCTGREDDADQESEPVVDEAETLETDTDPDAWVDVDAIRLDAYVGGWVGAEPAHVDRVENPTLVLFEGRSYEITIENRDNVKHNLAIWNAADERVGEYATDVVADTGATETLAFTATDGMATYICEHQPRIQLGDLEIVADE